One region of Endozoicomonas sp. Mp262 genomic DNA includes:
- a CDS encoding restriction endonuclease subunit S, protein MINTQITENLSTLARTVQKRNATGRGSSKKIDLYGIKKLRELILELAVRGKLVPQNTDDEPASVLLERIAEERGRLVKEKKIKKPKKLLEIGEDEKPFELPEGWQWERLGNFVSIIRGITFPASEKSHEPSNGRIACLRTANIQEQIDWNDLIFVDKKFVKRSEQYLEVGDIVMSMANSKELVGKVSFTLQIPTTTASFGGFLSVIRPYQISANYLMTILRTPHVRKTLIGSASQTTNIANISLEKLNPLLIAVPPLAEQHRIVAKVDELMTLCDQIEQQTEANLSAHATLVENLLSTLTNSANAEELEQNWQRIAEHFTTLFTTEESIDQLKQTILQLAVMGKLVPQDPNDEPASQLLERIAAEKAQLIKEKKIKKQKALPPITEDEKPFELPEGWEAERIGTFSIVGTGATPSRSQPQYWEPKEINWVTSGETAELFVRDTKEKVSKLAIKETNVTIYPVGTLIVAMYGQGKTRGQITELLTEAGTNQACAAIRLFDSSEQHKNYVKLFFRKAYEELRSNAAGGAQPNLNVGKVANTIIPIPPLAEQQRIVEKVNQLMRLCDQIKVHLQQQQQTRIHLTDAMVATALA, encoded by the coding sequence ATGATCAACACACAAATTACCGAGAACCTGTCCACCCTGGCGCGTACCGTACAGAAACGCAACGCCACAGGGCGCGGCAGCAGCAAAAAGATTGACCTCTATGGCATCAAAAAACTCCGGGAACTGATTCTGGAACTGGCCGTACGGGGTAAGCTGGTGCCTCAAAACACGGATGATGAACCTGCGTCTGTGCTGCTGGAGCGGATTGCTGAAGAGCGGGGTAGGCTGGTAAAAGAGAAGAAGATTAAAAAGCCGAAAAAGCTGCTGGAGATTGGGGAGGATGAGAAGCCATTTGAGCTGCCAGAAGGGTGGCAATGGGAAAGGCTAGGAAATTTTGTCTCTATAATCCGTGGCATCACATTTCCAGCTAGCGAGAAAAGCCACGAGCCTTCAAACGGTAGAATCGCCTGTTTAAGAACTGCGAATATTCAAGAACAAATAGATTGGAATGACTTAATTTTCGTTGATAAAAAGTTCGTCAAACGCTCTGAGCAGTATCTTGAAGTTGGCGATATTGTTATGTCTATGGCAAATAGCAAAGAGCTGGTTGGTAAAGTCTCTTTCACACTCCAAATACCAACTACAACCGCAAGCTTTGGTGGCTTTTTAAGTGTTATCAGACCTTATCAGATAAGTGCCAATTATCTGATGACAATATTAAGAACACCACACGTCAGGAAGACACTGATTGGTAGCGCAAGCCAAACAACGAACATAGCAAATATTTCTTTAGAAAAGCTAAACCCATTATTAATTGCTGTTCCACCACTTGCAGAACAACACCGCATCGTCGCCAAAGTTGATGAGCTGATGACCCTCTGCGACCAGATCGAGCAGCAAACCGAAGCCAACCTGTCGGCCCATGCCACACTGGTCGAAAACCTGTTATCGACCCTGACCAACAGCGCCAATGCTGAAGAGCTGGAACAGAACTGGCAGCGCATCGCCGAACACTTCACCACCCTGTTCACCACCGAAGAAAGCATCGACCAGCTTAAACAAACCATCCTGCAACTGGCCGTTATGGGCAAGCTAGTCCCCCAAGACCCCAATGATGAACCTGCCAGCCAACTGCTGGAACGCATCGCTGCTGAAAAAGCGCAGTTGATCAAAGAGAAAAAGATTAAAAAGCAGAAAGCATTGCCACCGATTACGGAGGATGAAAAGCCGTTTGAACTGCCGGAAGGGTGGGAGGCAGAGCGCATAGGTACATTCAGTATTGTCGGTACTGGAGCAACCCCCTCCAGAAGCCAGCCTCAATACTGGGAGCCCAAAGAGATTAATTGGGTCACCAGCGGCGAAACGGCTGAACTATTTGTTAGAGACACAAAAGAAAAAGTGTCCAAATTAGCCATTAAAGAAACTAATGTAACTATTTATCCAGTTGGCACACTTATCGTTGCAATGTATGGGCAAGGCAAGACACGGGGACAGATAACAGAGCTTCTTACAGAAGCAGGAACTAATCAAGCATGTGCGGCTATTCGCCTATTCGATAGTTCAGAGCAACATAAAAACTATGTGAAATTGTTTTTCCGTAAAGCATATGAAGAGCTAAGAAGTAATGCAGCCGGAGGAGCTCAGCCAAACCTGAATGTCGGAAAAGTTGCTAATACCATAATTCCCATTCCCCCCTTGGCTGAACAACAACGTATAGTCGAAAAGGTCAACCAACTTATGCGCCTCTGCGATCAGATAAAAGTCCACCTCCAACAACAGCAACAAACCCGCATCCACCTAACCGATGCCATGGTCGCCACAGCATTAGCATGA
- a CDS encoding methyltransferase domain-containing protein yields MKPLRISLIVPFSLMVCTGSYASDTSEPNEWQGDQYHSNSKSQTIDARSLIQSLPTGSIKTIIDLGCGPGNSMQVLREHYPEAHITGVDPESTMIRKARQLFANDHQVTLLQDSAFSFHSGQPADLLFAGYLMHWIPRSEMLLALENIGRNLKQYGKLALIMSPTKERLPFQDALNKLVIQHPYAKELKDFRQTQTFYEVDEYRRFLEQAGFFVENIGYHYNVKRYQDRNELRLWIQQWLPYSKHLARKSMDLRDRFMKRLVEEFTL; encoded by the coding sequence ATGAAACCGTTAAGAATAAGTCTTATTGTTCCGTTTTCTCTGATGGTTTGTACCGGCTCTTATGCGAGTGACACCTCTGAACCAAATGAATGGCAGGGGGATCAGTACCACAGTAACTCCAAATCCCAGACTATTGATGCCAGATCGCTGATTCAGTCGCTTCCCACAGGCAGTATAAAAACAATTATTGATTTGGGGTGTGGCCCGGGAAATAGCATGCAAGTGTTGAGAGAGCATTATCCTGAGGCTCATATCACAGGTGTTGACCCGGAATCGACCATGATCAGAAAGGCACGGCAATTATTTGCCAATGATCATCAAGTGACTTTGCTTCAGGACAGTGCGTTCTCATTTCATTCGGGGCAGCCGGCAGACCTTTTGTTTGCTGGCTATCTAATGCACTGGATACCAAGGAGTGAAATGCTTCTGGCTTTGGAAAATATCGGGCGGAACCTGAAACAATACGGCAAGCTGGCGTTAATCATGTCTCCCACCAAGGAGCGCCTGCCTTTTCAGGATGCGCTGAATAAGCTTGTTATCCAACACCCTTACGCTAAAGAGTTAAAGGATTTCAGGCAGACCCAGACTTTCTATGAAGTGGATGAGTACAGGAGGTTTCTTGAGCAGGCGGGTTTTTTTGTAGAGAACATTGGTTATCATTACAACGTAAAGCGTTATCAGGACAGGAATGAACTACGCCTCTGGATTCAGCAGTGGCTTCCTTATTCCAAACATCTGGCTAGAAAATCAATGGATTTGCGTGACCGCTTTATGAAAAGGCTGGTAGAGGAATTTACTCTGTAG
- a CDS encoding type I restriction-modification system subunit M, with product MSISSVIKSIQDIMRKDAGVDGDAQRLGQLSWLLFLKVFDAQEEELEFELDDYRAPIPDEYLWRNWAADKQGMTGDDLLGFINNDLFPDLKTLLAPVDKNPRGFVVKEAFSDAFNYMKNGTLLRQVINKLNEIDFTDSKERHLFGDIYEQILRDLQSAGNAGEFYTPRAVTRFMVNRINPQLGESVMDPACGTGGFLACSVDHLKKQVKTATDHQTLQQQIHGVEKKQLPHLLCTTNMLLHGIEVPVQIKHGNTLNKPLSSWDEQIDVIVTNPPFGGTEEDGIEKNFPAELQTRETADLFLQLIIEVLANKGRAAVVLPDGTLFGEGVKTKIKKLLTEECNLHTIIRLPNGVFNPYTGIKTNILFFTKGQPTKEIWFYEHPYPEGVKNYSKTKPMKYEEFQQEMDWWGDETDGFSARVENEQAWKVSISDIIGRNFNLDIKNPHIGEVVSHDPDELLAEYHQQQQDLDNLLGQLKTTLADALIRKL from the coding sequence ATGTCCATCAGTTCCGTTATTAAATCCATTCAGGACATCATGCGTAAAGATGCCGGTGTCGATGGTGATGCCCAGCGTCTGGGGCAACTCTCCTGGTTACTGTTTCTGAAAGTGTTCGATGCCCAGGAAGAAGAACTGGAGTTTGAACTGGATGATTACCGGGCACCCATTCCCGATGAATACCTGTGGCGTAACTGGGCCGCAGACAAGCAGGGTATGACGGGCGATGACCTGCTGGGTTTTATCAATAACGATTTATTCCCGGATTTGAAAACGCTGCTTGCACCTGTGGATAAAAACCCACGGGGCTTTGTAGTGAAAGAAGCCTTCAGCGATGCCTTCAACTATATGAAAAATGGCACCCTGTTGCGTCAGGTGATCAACAAGCTGAACGAGATCGACTTTACCGACTCCAAAGAGCGACACCTGTTCGGTGATATTTACGAACAGATTCTGCGCGACCTGCAAAGCGCCGGTAATGCCGGTGAATTCTATACCCCTCGTGCTGTCACCCGGTTTATGGTCAACCGCATCAACCCACAACTGGGCGAAAGTGTGATGGACCCGGCCTGTGGTACCGGTGGTTTTCTGGCCTGCTCAGTGGACCACCTGAAAAAACAGGTAAAAACCGCCACCGACCACCAAACCCTGCAACAACAGATTCACGGGGTTGAGAAAAAGCAGCTCCCCCACCTGCTTTGCACCACCAATATGCTGCTGCACGGTATTGAAGTCCCGGTACAGATCAAACACGGCAACACCCTCAATAAACCGCTATCCAGTTGGGATGAGCAGATAGATGTGATCGTTACCAACCCGCCATTTGGTGGCACAGAAGAAGATGGTATTGAGAAGAACTTCCCGGCAGAACTGCAAACCCGTGAAACCGCTGATTTATTTCTGCAACTGATTATCGAAGTTCTGGCAAACAAAGGCCGTGCCGCCGTGGTGCTGCCCGATGGCACTCTGTTTGGTGAAGGTGTTAAGACCAAAATCAAAAAGCTGCTTACCGAAGAATGTAACCTGCACACCATCATTCGCCTGCCCAATGGCGTGTTTAACCCTTACACCGGCATTAAAACCAATATCCTGTTCTTTACCAAAGGCCAACCCACCAAAGAGATCTGGTTCTATGAGCACCCTTACCCTGAAGGCGTGAAGAACTACAGCAAAACCAAGCCCATGAAGTATGAAGAGTTCCAGCAGGAAATGGACTGGTGGGGTGATGAGACTGATGGTTTTAGCGCTCGGGTTGAAAACGAACAGGCATGGAAAGTCAGTATCAGCGATATTATCGGTCGCAACTTTAACCTGGATATCAAAAACCCCCATATCGGTGAAGTGGTCAGCCATGACCCTGACGAGCTGTTAGCCGAGTACCACCAGCAGCAGCAAGATCTGGATAATCTGCTGGGGCAGCTAAAAACCACCCTGGCCGATGCCTTAATCCGCAAACTTTAA
- a CDS encoding sterol desaturase family protein, whose amino-acid sequence MDFDVGLLLLLLTPVYFITIAAELYWLRKHPGKYTSAHYSWRDFFSNASLGIFYQASEKLTGVFVLAIYYSLFDFRLFDIPATAWSLALLFLLQDFLYYWFHRASHNIRWMWASHVAHHSSQRLNFSTAFRQSLTYPISGMWLFWVPLVMLGFPPETVVMVVLLNLFYQFFIHSQLVPKLGWFEWAFNTPRHHRVHHAHNADYIDKNFGGILIIWDRLFGTFVEEKETEACRYGIPRQVNTYNPVTLTFHEWRDMFRDAFAPGKTLGQRFRHLFGYPDWQPDTPGKQ is encoded by the coding sequence GTGGACTTTGACGTTGGCTTGTTACTGTTACTACTGACACCCGTTTACTTTATAACTATTGCTGCCGAGCTTTACTGGCTTCGAAAACACCCGGGAAAATACACCAGTGCCCACTATAGCTGGCGGGATTTTTTTTCCAATGCCTCTTTGGGCATTTTTTACCAGGCCAGTGAAAAGCTGACTGGAGTATTTGTTCTGGCTATTTATTACAGCCTGTTTGATTTTCGTTTATTTGATATTCCTGCTACCGCCTGGAGCCTGGCTTTACTGTTCTTGCTACAGGATTTTCTTTATTACTGGTTCCATCGGGCCAGTCATAATATCCGCTGGATGTGGGCTTCCCATGTGGCCCATCATTCTTCCCAGCGTTTGAATTTCTCCACGGCCTTTCGCCAGAGCCTGACTTACCCGATTTCCGGGATGTGGCTATTCTGGGTACCTTTGGTGATGCTGGGTTTTCCACCGGAAACTGTGGTGATGGTGGTATTGTTAAACCTGTTTTATCAATTCTTTATCCACAGTCAGCTGGTTCCCAAACTGGGCTGGTTTGAATGGGCATTTAATACACCAAGACATCACCGGGTGCACCATGCCCATAACGCGGATTATATTGATAAAAACTTTGGTGGCATTCTGATTATCTGGGACAGGTTGTTTGGCACCTTTGTAGAAGAAAAGGAAACAGAAGCCTGCCGGTATGGCATTCCCCGTCAGGTTAACACTTACAACCCTGTTACCCTAACCTTTCATGAGTGGCGAGATATGTTCAGGGATGCCTTTGCACCGGGTAAAACCTTAGGGCAAAGATTTCGCCACTTGTTTGGTTATCCTGATTGGCAACCTGACACACCCGGGAAACAGTAA
- a CDS encoding IS4 family transposase: MSCFQSVFCKSFTSSSLLFVQHTHSLEKQLKASFNWHQSRINLMALAIFGLIQVGTVSLSRIAQTMGHHTEIDSRRKRLKRFLMWKGFELDCVARMVVDWMVPEGNWIVCLDRSNWQFGKFKINIMMVAIAYKGTAIPIVWTLLPKKGMSSMEERITLLKRFINLLGTERIQYLTADREFRGEKWLKWLIAQKIPFRIRIPNDTRTMNRHRTEKLKAYRFFSLKVGESMHLNHARELWGVRVFLSCYRSEQERVIIISNEAGQEALGDYMRRWEIETLFQALKGRGFDLESTHLSDRERIERLLGIVTLAYCWAYCTGEWRAEIKPIKRLKHGRLANSIFRYGLEWLASLLFDRTSSSTELMFHIEMFGQPVRPATHCDSKS, from the coding sequence ATGAGCTGCTTTCAATCAGTATTCTGCAAGTCCTTTACCTCAAGCAGTTTACTTTTTGTGCAGCATACTCATTCTCTGGAAAAACAGCTTAAAGCTTCTTTTAACTGGCATCAATCCCGTATTAACCTTATGGCTCTCGCCATCTTTGGCCTTATACAGGTTGGCACGGTCAGTTTGTCCCGTATAGCTCAAACGATGGGGCACCACACTGAAATAGACTCCAGACGTAAGCGCCTCAAACGTTTCCTGATGTGGAAAGGCTTCGAGCTGGATTGTGTGGCACGAATGGTTGTTGACTGGATGGTGCCTGAAGGCAACTGGATTGTGTGCCTGGATCGCTCCAACTGGCAGTTTGGAAAGTTCAAAATCAATATCATGATGGTGGCAATTGCTTATAAAGGCACTGCCATTCCTATTGTCTGGACGCTCCTTCCCAAAAAGGGCATGTCCAGCATGGAGGAACGAATCACGCTGCTGAAGCGTTTTATCAACTTACTGGGTACAGAGCGTATACAGTATTTAACCGCAGACCGTGAGTTTCGGGGTGAAAAATGGTTAAAGTGGCTGATAGCGCAGAAAATTCCTTTCCGTATCCGCATTCCAAACGACACCCGCACAATGAACCGCCATCGAACGGAAAAATTGAAAGCGTATCGATTTTTCAGTCTGAAAGTGGGAGAAAGCATGCATCTGAATCATGCACGGGAACTCTGGGGTGTTCGTGTATTTCTTTCCTGTTATCGCTCAGAGCAGGAACGCGTCATCATTATCAGCAATGAAGCAGGTCAGGAGGCGCTGGGTGACTACATGAGGCGATGGGAAATTGAGACACTATTCCAAGCTTTAAAGGGTAGAGGTTTCGATCTGGAGAGTACACACCTGTCAGACAGAGAGCGTATTGAGCGCCTGCTGGGAATTGTAACCCTTGCCTATTGTTGGGCTTACTGCACAGGAGAATGGCGTGCTGAAATTAAGCCCATCAAAAGGCTAAAACATGGACGCCTTGCCAATAGTATTTTTCGATATGGACTGGAGTGGCTGGCAAGCCTTCTGTTTGACCGTACTTCATCCAGTACAGAATTAATGTTTCATATTGAGATGTTTGGCCAGCCTGTAAGGCCAGCCACTCATTGCGACAGTAAGAGTTAG
- a CDS encoding nucleotidyl transferase AbiEii/AbiGii toxin family protein produces MTEHEMLLLGIADALGSELLEEVAFVGGATVSLHLDNAQPMDIRSTKDVDFIVSVTSYGDFQRLATQLKERGFKEDSQPEDDSISPICRFVCNGVIVDVMPDEEKILGFSNPWFQTGREQAIPYTLPGHITIRVVPAPYLLATKLAAYFSRGTDILESKDAEDIVILVNGRDALVDEILSGPEDLRDYVRGEMHKFISDSSFDYLLDSALNGEEAERYDMIEERFFKLAGRELND; encoded by the coding sequence ATGACCGAACATGAAATGCTGCTACTGGGTATTGCCGATGCTTTAGGCTCTGAACTTTTAGAAGAAGTCGCTTTTGTTGGTGGTGCTACAGTATCACTGCACCTGGATAACGCCCAGCCTATGGATATCCGAAGCACTAAAGATGTGGACTTTATCGTATCTGTTACCAGTTATGGCGATTTTCAAAGGTTGGCAACACAGCTAAAAGAGCGTGGTTTTAAAGAAGACAGTCAGCCTGAAGATGATTCAATATCACCTATCTGTCGTTTTGTATGCAATGGTGTGATTGTTGATGTTATGCCGGATGAAGAAAAAATATTAGGCTTCTCAAATCCGTGGTTTCAGACTGGAAGAGAGCAGGCCATTCCATATACATTACCCGGTCATATCACTATTCGAGTTGTTCCTGCTCCCTATCTGCTGGCAACCAAGCTCGCTGCCTACTTCAGTCGGGGTACTGATATTCTGGAAAGCAAGGATGCAGAAGATATTGTGATTCTGGTGAATGGTCGTGATGCACTGGTGGATGAAATCTTGTCTGGGCCGGAAGATCTTAGAGACTATGTGCGCGGTGAAATGCATAAATTCATCAGTGACTCTAGCTTTGATTATCTTTTAGACAGTGCACTGAATGGAGAGGAAGCCGAGCGGTATGACATGATCGAAGAGCGCTTCTTTAAGCTAGCAGGCAGGGAGTTGAACGATTGA